One segment of Candidatus Nitrospira nitrosa DNA contains the following:
- a CDS encoding TolC family protein, with amino-acid sequence MTPLLVCVLICSFLSPVATAAEEPAATLLHLYDLALKTNPVLEGRKYSIVQAEALHDQARSKLLPQVSATGNVTWNELTQDTSNLFTGQTRELTTQYEGLRGVVQARQALFDLASYRAYEGAGFSIKQAEQDLADARLSLATELVDRYLEYLEAQDEASYVQSELELTDGETQRIRRLYERTMAKVTDLYEVEAFSHTLRTRELEILNAKAVALEKVREVVGIPVTDLARFTRAELPPVPGQTDQWVANAVEHHPAIQALRYALDATAKSMASQWANHLPQVSLQMSGIYAKNGGFDNRQLDPYTVGSLGVQVTVPLFSGGSMKAGEREALARFEMTRYKHLQKQREIERETKTAYLNAQTGYARMASTAREVEARIKARDGQQRGYELGAATIIALLEAKKNLLKSRFAHARARYDYIRSLVALRVWGGTLSRNDIEEINGWLARG; translated from the coding sequence ATGACACCCCTGCTGGTGTGTGTGCTGATCTGTTCGTTCCTCTCTCCGGTGGCCACGGCCGCCGAAGAACCAGCCGCGACGTTGCTGCACCTCTACGATCTCGCGTTGAAGACCAATCCGGTCCTGGAGGGCCGGAAGTATTCTATCGTCCAGGCCGAAGCGCTGCACGATCAGGCGCGAAGCAAGCTCTTGCCGCAAGTATCGGCCACCGGCAATGTGACATGGAACGAATTGACGCAGGACACGTCTAACCTGTTCACCGGGCAGACAAGGGAGCTCACCACGCAGTATGAAGGGTTGCGCGGCGTGGTGCAGGCTCGGCAAGCCCTGTTCGACCTTGCGTCATACCGGGCTTATGAAGGCGCCGGGTTCTCCATCAAACAGGCAGAGCAGGACTTGGCGGATGCTCGCCTGAGCCTCGCCACCGAGCTGGTCGATCGGTACTTGGAATACTTGGAAGCCCAGGATGAAGCCAGCTACGTGCAGAGTGAGCTGGAACTGACCGATGGGGAGACACAACGGATCCGCCGACTGTACGAGCGCACGATGGCCAAGGTGACTGATCTCTATGAGGTGGAGGCATTCTCCCACACGCTCAGAACGCGCGAACTGGAGATCCTCAATGCGAAAGCCGTCGCGTTGGAAAAGGTACGGGAGGTAGTTGGGATTCCGGTCACCGATCTGGCGAGATTCACGAGAGCAGAGTTGCCGCCGGTACCCGGACAGACCGATCAGTGGGTGGCCAACGCCGTCGAGCATCATCCAGCAATCCAGGCCTTGCGGTATGCGCTGGACGCAACCGCCAAGAGCATGGCCAGTCAGTGGGCCAACCATCTGCCGCAAGTGTCCCTCCAGATGTCCGGCATATATGCGAAGAACGGCGGATTCGACAATCGGCAACTGGACCCCTACACGGTCGGAAGCTTAGGCGTGCAGGTCACAGTCCCCCTCTTCTCCGGGGGCAGCATGAAGGCGGGGGAGCGCGAAGCTCTTGCTCGATTTGAAATGACCAGGTACAAGCACCTCCAAAAACAACGCGAGATCGAACGGGAGACGAAGACCGCCTATCTGAATGCGCAGACGGGGTATGCGCGGATGGCCTCAACGGCGCGTGAGGTGGAGGCGCGCATCAAGGCCCGGGATGGCCAGCAACGGGGTTATGAATTGGGCGCGGCGACGATCATCGCGCTGCTGGAGGCGAAAAAGAATCTCCTAAAATCCCGGTTCGCCCATGCCCGGGCCCGTTATGACTACATCCGGTCTTTGGTGGCCTTACGGGTCTGGGGTGGAACGCTCTCGCGAAACGATATCGAAGAAATCAACGGCTGGCTGGCACGGGGCTGA
- a CDS encoding metallophosphoesterase yields MGRTSSWPDLLRASIGHAMGQSLYQLFSLAPDWEFGLSDYEVTRYTHMHGLLAGHRAVHLTDLHIDRYYPRHDRIVQNTGDLRPDWIVITGDLLNVPEGLPHLFRFLSRLRDIAPVYVTLGNHDHYSGVSVTEYAELADRHKITLLVNQSAVVSVAGGELVIVGVDDPSLHRADLRCLPPRADHRFTLLLAHAPNILDQVEPHHAIDLILCGHSHGGQWRVPGVPAFWLPPGCGGRVAGWHRSGVHRLYVNRGLGWSFLPFRWNCRPEIALIEWV; encoded by the coding sequence ATGGGACGTACGTCGTCATGGCCCGATCTTTTGCGAGCTTCCATCGGCCATGCCATGGGCCAGTCTCTCTATCAGCTGTTCAGCCTTGCTCCAGACTGGGAATTTGGTCTCTCCGACTATGAGGTGACACGATATACCCATATGCATGGGTTGCTTGCCGGGCATCGTGCCGTCCATCTCACCGATCTACACATCGATCGATATTATCCGCGTCATGATCGTATTGTCCAAAACACCGGCGATCTCAGACCAGACTGGATTGTCATCACCGGCGACCTGCTCAATGTACCAGAAGGGCTGCCGCATCTGTTCCGGTTTCTCAGCCGTCTTCGCGACATTGCGCCAGTGTATGTGACCCTGGGCAATCACGATCATTACAGCGGGGTCTCGGTGACAGAGTATGCCGAACTGGCCGATCGGCACAAGATCACCTTGTTGGTGAACCAGAGTGCGGTTGTCTCAGTAGCAGGGGGAGAGTTGGTGATTGTCGGTGTCGATGATCCTTCGCTCCATCGGGCCGATCTGCGATGTCTGCCACCTCGCGCGGACCATCGCTTTACGCTGTTGCTGGCCCATGCACCGAATATTCTGGATCAAGTGGAGCCGCACCATGCCATCGATTTGATCTTGTGCGGGCACAGTCACGGTGGGCAGTGGCGGGTGCCGGGAGTTCCGGCCTTCTGGCTCCCGCCGGGATGTGGCGGCCGGGTTGCAGGCTGGCATCGGTCTGGTGTCCACAGGCTGTACGTCAATCGAGGACTCGGGTGGTCCTTTCTCCCCTTTCGATGGAACTGCCGGCCAGAAATCGCCCTCATCGAGTGGGTGTAA
- the truD gene encoding tRNA pseudouridine(13) synthase TruD — protein sequence MEPLNEPFLTSDLPGIGGRMRSVPEDFQVEERPLYLPCGEGEHLYITITKRGLSTPDLVRRLSSTLGIKAQAIGVAGLKDARAVTTQMISLQGVPPEQVASLSIDDTILNVTVLGRHRNRLRTGHHAGNRFHLTIREVTGHAKDTVPVILEQLTRRGVPNYFGPQRQGKDGTNYQTGAALLHDARRREKMNRNQRIWYLNTYQSFLFNRILARRIDQIDRLFIGDWAMKQDNGACFQVDDAEKEQPRADRFEISPTGILFGSRVSWAGGEPGVIEETVITEAGATKDVLITAAKACGFRGERRALRVPLTELVWSLNQNILTLSFSLPPGAYATSVLRELMKPSQPTP from the coding sequence ATGGAACCACTGAACGAACCATTTCTGACGAGTGATCTTCCCGGAATCGGTGGACGAATGCGTTCTGTGCCTGAGGACTTTCAGGTTGAAGAGCGCCCCCTCTACCTGCCCTGCGGCGAAGGAGAACACCTCTACATCACGATCACGAAGCGTGGTCTTTCCACGCCCGATCTCGTCCGACGGCTCTCCTCGACATTGGGGATCAAGGCGCAAGCCATCGGGGTCGCAGGCCTGAAAGACGCGCGAGCCGTCACGACGCAAATGATCTCTTTGCAAGGTGTGCCTCCTGAGCAGGTCGCCAGCCTCTCCATCGATGACACCATCCTGAATGTGACCGTCCTCGGACGCCATCGCAATCGGCTTCGCACCGGTCACCATGCGGGCAATCGTTTCCATCTGACCATTCGCGAAGTTACCGGCCACGCCAAGGACACCGTCCCAGTGATTCTTGAGCAGCTCACCAGACGCGGAGTCCCGAACTACTTCGGTCCTCAACGGCAAGGAAAGGATGGGACCAACTACCAAACCGGCGCGGCCTTACTCCACGATGCCCGTCGACGCGAGAAGATGAATCGTAACCAGCGTATCTGGTATCTCAATACCTATCAGTCCTTTCTGTTCAATCGGATCCTTGCCCGCCGGATCGACCAGATTGATCGTCTGTTCATCGGCGACTGGGCAATGAAACAGGACAACGGCGCCTGCTTCCAGGTTGACGATGCGGAGAAGGAGCAACCACGCGCCGATCGCTTTGAGATCAGCCCGACCGGGATTCTCTTTGGGTCACGCGTATCTTGGGCCGGAGGTGAACCCGGTGTGATCGAAGAGACGGTCATCACCGAAGCAGGCGCTACCAAAGACGTCCTCATTACCGCCGCCAAGGCCTGCGGATTTCGAGGAGAACGTCGTGCACTTCGCGTCCCGCTGACCGAACTAGTCTGGTCGTTGAACCAGAATATCCTCACTCTCTCATTTAGCCTGCCTCCAGGTGCTTATGCGACAAGCGTGTTACGAGAATTGATGAAACCATCTCAGCCCACCCCATAG
- a CDS encoding sigma-54-dependent Fis family transcriptional regulator: MLDLSFQPTREQLAALLSVSRLLTSSMDLPALLNLIVNSAGELLACEASSLFLVDPTGEQLVLKVATGPVSGEVKELRLKMGEGIAGWVATHQKGLIVNDAQHDPRFAASVDQATGFETRSVLAVPLVDRQQVVGVLETLNTAKVKQFDQTDLELLTAFSSYAAVAVRNANLVASMQEEREVLKVSLEERYRTLIAESPSMQRVVEMSKRAAQSDSTVLLLGESGVGKEILARSIHNWSPRAAKPFVAVNCAALSDHLLESELFGHEKGAFTGAHQQKKGLLEIAQGGTLFLDEIGDMKPALQAKLLRVLQDREFDRVGGTQAIKVDIRVIAATNQDLVSAIADGRFRNDLYFRLNVISLMIPPLRERREDIPALVTFFVARYAKELKRPRMSIHQNAVAAVQHYAWPGNVRELANIIERAVVLAHDDVITVDDLSLEHREPSEPWTVPLMDLPFHASVEEFKRQRVLEAIGQSGGNKTKAAQALQLQPTYLSRLCKQLNIS, encoded by the coding sequence ATGCTCGATTTATCTTTTCAACCCACTCGGGAACAACTGGCGGCGCTCCTTTCTGTGAGTCGGCTACTCACCTCGTCGATGGATCTGCCTGCGCTGTTGAACCTGATCGTCAACTCCGCCGGAGAATTGCTGGCCTGTGAAGCCAGCAGTCTGTTTCTGGTCGATCCGACAGGGGAACAGTTAGTGCTCAAAGTGGCGACCGGACCCGTGAGCGGCGAGGTGAAAGAGCTGCGATTGAAGATGGGGGAAGGCATCGCCGGCTGGGTCGCCACACATCAGAAGGGGTTGATTGTGAACGATGCCCAGCACGATCCGCGTTTTGCGGCCTCGGTCGATCAGGCGACAGGGTTTGAGACCCGGTCGGTGCTGGCTGTGCCGCTTGTCGATCGCCAGCAGGTCGTCGGCGTGCTGGAAACGCTCAATACGGCCAAGGTGAAACAATTTGATCAGACCGATCTGGAGCTGTTGACCGCATTCAGTTCCTATGCCGCCGTGGCAGTACGAAACGCCAATCTGGTGGCGTCAATGCAGGAAGAGCGCGAGGTGCTGAAAGTCTCTCTAGAAGAACGGTACCGTACGTTGATTGCTGAAAGCCCGTCGATGCAGCGGGTCGTGGAGATGTCGAAACGGGCAGCGCAGAGCGACAGCACCGTGCTCCTCCTCGGAGAGAGCGGCGTCGGGAAAGAAATTTTGGCCCGGTCGATTCACAATTGGAGTCCGCGCGCGGCCAAACCCTTCGTCGCAGTCAATTGCGCGGCGCTGTCCGACCATCTGCTCGAGAGCGAACTGTTTGGGCATGAAAAAGGGGCGTTCACAGGAGCTCATCAACAGAAGAAGGGGTTGTTGGAAATCGCGCAGGGCGGCACCCTGTTTCTCGATGAGATCGGCGACATGAAGCCGGCGTTACAGGCGAAATTGCTCCGGGTGCTGCAAGATCGGGAATTTGATCGGGTCGGGGGGACGCAAGCGATCAAGGTCGACATTCGTGTGATCGCCGCGACCAACCAAGACTTGGTCAGTGCCATCGCCGATGGACGATTTCGCAACGATCTCTACTTTCGGCTGAACGTCATTAGCCTGATGATCCCACCCCTCCGGGAGCGGAGAGAAGACATCCCGGCGCTGGTCACCTTCTTTGTCGCCCGGTATGCGAAAGAGCTGAAGCGGCCTCGGATGAGCATCCACCAGAATGCAGTCGCAGCAGTCCAGCACTACGCCTGGCCCGGCAATGTGCGTGAACTGGCGAACATTATCGAGCGCGCCGTGGTGTTGGCCCATGACGACGTGATTACCGTGGACGATCTCTCCCTCGAGCACAGAGAGCCGAGTGAGCCCTGGACGGTCCCGCTGATGGACTTGCCCTTTCACGCGTCGGTGGAAGAGTTCAAACGTCAGCGCGTGCTGGAGGCGATCGGGCAATCCGGGGGCAACAAGACCAAGGCGGCTCAGGCGTTGCAGCTGCAACCGACCTATCTGTCCCGCCTCTGTAAGCAGCTGAATATTTCGTAA
- a CDS encoding ornithine cyclodeaminase, nickel-pincer nucleotide-dependent translates to MSTYHETVVLQGHIIDSLVLAKVLDLIVMMGGTFDLEDVCIGKTREEPSSAHIVIRATSRSLLDDILNAIQPHGALVEGEADCRTDQAPADGLLPDDFYATTHLPTQIRLNGRWLDVDRIEMDLAILVDEQGMAACAVPMGEVRRGNRVVVGRTGVRVIPLQRPQERDVFGFMESHVSAERPHGHVIADVAARMRRLRAQYQKGQPDSKVLLAGGPAIIHAGGREPLTWLIEQGFVQVLFCGNALAAHDMEADLYGTSLGYGLTAGRAVPHGHEHHLRTINRIRTIGSIQAAVTSGVITQGIMAACVRQEVSVVIAGTIRDDGPLPGVITDSVEAQSAMRAMIPGVGLALLVASTLHAIATGNLLPATIPTVCVDVNPSVPTKLADRGSFQAVGLVMDAASFLTELARALGRQA, encoded by the coding sequence ATGAGCACGTATCACGAAACTGTCGTTCTGCAAGGACACATCATCGACTCGCTCGTGCTGGCGAAGGTACTGGACCTCATCGTGATGATGGGTGGGACCTTCGACCTTGAAGACGTCTGCATCGGAAAGACGCGTGAAGAACCCTCCAGTGCTCACATCGTTATCCGAGCGACCTCGCGCAGTCTTCTGGATGACATTCTGAACGCGATTCAGCCGCATGGAGCCTTAGTTGAAGGTGAGGCTGACTGTCGGACTGATCAAGCGCCAGCCGATGGCCTGTTACCCGACGATTTCTACGCCACGACCCACTTACCCACTCAGATTCGGCTCAATGGCCGGTGGCTGGATGTCGATCGCATCGAGATGGACCTTGCGATCCTCGTGGATGAACAAGGCATGGCAGCGTGCGCGGTTCCGATGGGCGAGGTTCGCCGTGGCAATCGAGTCGTCGTCGGCCGTACTGGCGTGCGGGTCATTCCCTTGCAGCGTCCGCAAGAGCGGGATGTGTTTGGATTCATGGAGTCGCATGTCTCGGCGGAGCGACCCCATGGGCACGTCATCGCTGATGTCGCGGCTCGGATGAGACGATTGCGCGCTCAATACCAGAAAGGGCAACCTGACTCCAAAGTGTTGCTTGCCGGCGGACCGGCCATCATTCATGCCGGTGGCCGGGAGCCGCTCACGTGGCTGATCGAACAGGGTTTTGTCCAGGTGCTCTTCTGCGGTAACGCACTGGCTGCGCATGACATGGAAGCCGACCTGTATGGCACTTCGCTCGGGTACGGACTCACAGCCGGGCGTGCAGTTCCCCATGGCCACGAACACCATTTACGGACCATCAATCGCATTCGTACTATCGGCAGTATTCAGGCAGCCGTGACTTCCGGTGTGATCACGCAAGGGATAATGGCAGCCTGTGTCCGTCAAGAGGTATCGGTCGTCATCGCTGGGACAATCCGTGACGATGGCCCCTTGCCTGGGGTGATCACGGATTCTGTCGAAGCACAAAGCGCCATGCGAGCTATGATTCCCGGTGTGGGATTGGCGCTGTTGGTTGCGTCCACGCTGCATGCCATTGCCACCGGCAATCTGCTCCCGGCGACCATCCCGACAGTCTGTGTCGACGTGAATCCCTCAGTCCCTACCAAATTAGCCGATCGCGGCAGCTTTCAAGCCGTCGGTCTTGTCATGGACGCAGCATCGTTTCTCACAGAACTGGCTCGGGCTCTGGGAAGGCAAGCATGA
- a CDS encoding HlyD family type I secretion periplasmic adaptor subunit, with product MAEQALAVSHPVLSDDRAIRWQGLALVLVVFGGFGTWASLAPLHSAALAPGVITVEHYRKTVQHLEGGIIRTLAVHDGDAVQQGQVLATLDETHARAQLEVLRGQLYSRVAQEARLTAQRDRLPVVQYPHDLLAHHTDPRAQDAMRVQDLTFQARRTAQEGERAVYRRQIEQLRAKVTGLQAQRYSKDRLVESYRSDVADFTMLLKEGFTEKQKVEELNRALAQSEGHRGQLVSEMAASELQIAEIELKILQLHKDLQREVAKELSEVQADLFGLREKVQALERTVDRTVITAPVSGMVLGLTLHTIGAVIPPGGRLLDIVPHHQKLIIEAQVAPIDIDRVTVGQVAEVRFSAFKTRDLPMIEGRLISVSADRLVRDLKENNGGDSAYYLARVEVSPDGLQALRAADLALVPGMPAEVLIQTGSRTLLQYVMKPLTDTFKRALIEE from the coding sequence ATGGCTGAACAGGCCCTTGCGGTTTCACACCCAGTCTTGAGCGACGACCGTGCCATCCGCTGGCAAGGCTTGGCCCTGGTGCTGGTGGTCTTCGGCGGATTCGGGACCTGGGCCTCGCTGGCTCCGCTCCACAGTGCCGCCTTAGCCCCCGGCGTCATCACCGTCGAGCACTATCGGAAAACTGTGCAGCATCTCGAAGGCGGGATCATCCGCACGCTGGCGGTGCATGACGGAGACGCCGTGCAGCAAGGCCAGGTGCTGGCCACGCTGGATGAGACCCACGCGCGGGCCCAGTTGGAGGTCTTGCGCGGGCAGCTCTATAGCCGTGTTGCGCAGGAAGCCCGACTCACCGCACAGCGCGATCGACTGCCGGTTGTCCAATATCCTCACGACTTACTCGCGCACCACACGGATCCACGCGCTCAGGACGCCATGCGGGTACAAGATCTCACCTTTCAGGCTCGCCGGACGGCACAGGAGGGGGAGCGCGCGGTGTATCGCCGACAGATCGAGCAACTACGAGCCAAAGTAACAGGCCTCCAGGCACAGCGGTACAGCAAAGACCGCCTGGTGGAGTCCTATCGCAGTGACGTGGCGGACTTCACGATGCTTTTGAAGGAAGGCTTTACCGAGAAACAGAAGGTCGAGGAGCTGAACCGGGCCCTGGCGCAGAGTGAAGGGCACCGTGGCCAACTGGTCTCCGAGATGGCGGCAAGCGAATTACAGATCGCCGAAATCGAACTAAAAATTCTCCAGTTACACAAAGACCTGCAGCGAGAGGTGGCAAAAGAACTGAGCGAGGTCCAGGCAGACCTGTTCGGCCTGCGCGAAAAAGTACAGGCGCTGGAGCGGACGGTCGACCGAACAGTCATCACGGCGCCCGTCTCAGGGATGGTCCTGGGGCTGACGCTGCATACCATTGGGGCCGTCATTCCACCGGGGGGACGGCTGCTCGACATCGTGCCCCACCATCAGAAACTGATCATCGAAGCCCAAGTGGCGCCCATCGATATTGATCGGGTCACGGTGGGTCAGGTGGCGGAGGTGCGCTTCAGCGCCTTCAAGACCCGGGATCTTCCCATGATCGAGGGCAGGCTAATCAGTGTGTCGGCGGATCGGCTGGTGCGAGACCTCAAAGAAAACAATGGCGGCGACAGCGCGTACTACCTGGCCCGTGTGGAGGTCTCTCCCGACGGTCTTCAGGCCTTGCGCGCCGCCGATCTTGCCTTGGTGCCGGGGATGCCGGCGGAGGTCCTCATCCAGACCGGCTCACGGACCCTGCTGCAATATGTGATGAAGCCCCTGACCGATACCTTCAAACGGGCCTTGATTGAGGAGTAA